The genomic region CTGGTGGTACAGCTGCTGGCCTTGCCAACTGTGCACTTCACACACCCTGAATTTAGAGATTACTCCTTCATGACAATAGATTATTAGGACTTTTAGCCCTATTACCTATCTTTGTGATAAATCCATTGCTAAATCCAGTCTAGGGCAGAGCTCAGTTTCTATGTATTCTAAGACGTATCACATGTAATCTGCAGAAATCAAgtaaaaaacctggaaaagtgACCTACATCTTGACAAAGAAATACATTCTTTATTCATGCAGAAGCTGTGTAATCAACAGTGACAGCTGAACACACGTGGACAGAAGAACCAAAATGAGAAGGAATGGGACTTGATAGGATGTTACCTTTTCACTCAAAAGTTACATCTGTTCTAAAGACAGGGAACGGGGAAAAGGGTCCGTACGTACAAAGTGTCAGAGGGGAGAAGAGCTGCACAAGAGACACGTAGAATatcactttaaaaatgttttataagaTCTGTAATTACCAGGGAATATAAACCAGGGATGGAGAGAAATTCCAAAGAAACCTGTGGAAGATATTGTATAGAACCCTTGGCTACTAAAGAAGGCTGCAAATTCTTCCTCCCCTGTGTCTTAcctcatttcctttctttccttcttccattCTTCTAAAATCATTTGGGAATCAGGATCACGGTGAACCTGAAATGTAAAGTATGGATAACCTGTAAGTAAGGATAAATAAGCCTTTCCATTAACAAACCCTTATCAGCTAACAGGACACAAGCAACACTTCAGAGATCCATATACCAAAGTTATCCATGTCCATTTTAAACAACCAAAAGCAGGAATTGATCCAGGCTGACCAGTGGAGAAAGGAGACAAGATTTTGAGAAAACTCCTATTCATTAACCACACAAACAATTGCATTTATCTACAGTCAAACACTTCAGTGAGACTGAAAGCACTTGCAACATCAATGTCCAGCATTTAGAAACTTGGCTGGATCCCTTGGGCTCAACAGAGCCgattacacacacacagaacaaaCCTGCATGTGTTCCAATAATCCTGTCAAGGTTTGCAGCCAGGTCATGGTTTGAATGTACTTCTCTGTGTTCATGATTTTAATCTCCGATCGTAACTCGGGAATAATCGCACCAGTGCGCCAGCCATGCTTCAGGGTCAAGTCCTATTCACCAAGAATTACAAAACACAGATCTTAGTCTTAAACAGAActacttaaaagaaaagaatctgACTACTCTTTATCCCAAAGTGGCACTAATTTAACTGTTTTTTATGTACAAGCAGAAGTATAAAACAGTGGGACTTGACTGTGCTAATGGCCAACAGAATTCAATTTCAGATTAAGCTTCAAATCCTACATTTTTGAAGGGAGAGAGATGAAGAACACACAAGCACTTGCAAATAAACACTAATTCCTTAGGTTTAAACCAAACAGCAGGAAATTCCTGTGTAGatgagagctctgctgctgccagcagtacCTGAAGGAGCTGTGTGCTAGGTTTGTGCTGTTTACCCACACTCCCAGCTGACAGAAGGCTACAACCAGGAGCCCCAGCTATTCAAGCTCCTCCTGACAGGTACAACACAAGGCAGCTGCCACCTGTGGTCTCTTCTCCATTCTGCCAGAGTAGAACAGAGCTGCATCCTCCTTTTGGCCCTCAATCTTCTGAAGCACCCAAAGTTACTGTTCCTTTTAAAAGCagactgaggaaaaaatgttaacatctgctgctgctgaaacatGTTACCAGAGCTTGGCAGCGGAAAAGTCACATGCAGGCATTCATGTGAAATCAATTACAAAAGGGCCAAGTGGTGGTCACTTCCCTAAAGTAACACTTCACAGAGCACTTGTTCGTAAGGTGGCAAAAAAATGCCTGGATAGTGGGGATTCAAATCAGAGCAAGATCTTGGGAAGAACGTTTACCATTAGTGACAGGAAGATTGCCTCCTGCATTCAAAATAGAAGTTCATTCCACTGTCATCCAAGTCAGGCATATCCTGTACATTTGGATCTCTGTGTTTACTCTCTGTTACACCTGACACAATCAGTATCTGGATTGGGAATACCACCTCACACATTCCTGACCACAGTTAGTAAACAACTTAAATGCTACAAGTCAGGTGGAAAATATGGTTGGCATGTTACACCCCCAGTGttcttcactggaaaaaaaaaaaaaaaaaaaaaaaaaaaaggcaatatgGCTTAACTACCaaattttgttgtattttaaaatctcaaatGAAAGTGTGTTACATTGAATAActggggaggaagagaagaaaactaaaaaagcCTCATCTTTTCTCTGATTTTGGGAAAGCAAACTACTTACTGCCAAGTCACTGTATATGTGGTCACCAAAGTAGAGAACCTTAGAGCCCCTCCAGCCAGTAAGCTTCAGAAATTCATACAAGTTACCCTGCAGAAATAATGACAGGGACATTGTAACAGCATGTGACCTGCACCTTCACAGGCACAAAAAAGGAACTTAGTACTccactaaaaatattttcatatcaCAAATCTTGTCCTCATCTTATACACCATAAATCCCAAATTTTACAGGTGATTTCAGTGATAGTAGCACTTCAAGAGGCAAGGACATACAATACCGACAATGAATTTGTACAACTTCAGACATTAAAATAACTCTCTTAAAGAATGCATCTGCATTTTAGAAGACTTTATATCCAAAGAAGCTTGGGATTCTAGGAAACAGGTATTAAATTGGAACAGAAGGAGTCTATTGAAAGCATACCTGTTTGTAAATCTGGCCTTTCTGAAGCTTGTGAATCTTGTCCCAGAGCAAGACTCCCCTTTCATTCACCTTCCGAAATGGTCTAGAATAGATATACAATTGTTATGTTGCTGTAGAAATTCTGTCACTTCTTAGGAAATTAAAGtcttaacattaaaaatattcatctgTCAAAAGGAAAATTCCCTCTAGCATCTGAATTTTgtaagagaaaaagcaaaactccAAAACTTCCACCTTAACCAGTGAAAAGCAATGTATCTCTCCAGTATACCTATGAGATTTATAAATACAGTTTGAGAACAACTGCTGAGAAGTAAAGCAGGGAcctgaggcagagcagaagaaacAGCATGAATTGTCTGCCACtaaggaggagagaagagaacataaaaaaaaccaTGTGTAAGAATCCCCTAATCCCTTATTTTGTACACCTGGACAACTGAAGATGAGAGAGCACAGGACTGCGGCCAAGACATAAAGCAAAgtggtttttaattaaatgcaaaaaGTAAAGGGAAAATAATCCCACCTCCCTCTATTTCACTTTCAAATCATAAGCACACATAAAGAAACAGGTCATTTTCAAGGGTAAAAGTAGGGCATACACAATAGAAATGTGTTTACTTAATCACAACTAGTCCAAATATTCCAGTCTGTCAGCCAGACAGATGCCTTTTAAATATAATGTgtgatgggggaaaaaaaaaaaaaaaaaaaaaaaacagaagaaatttccAGATAAGGGTCTGATTTGAAAGGCATCAAGATTTCTCAGGtttattaggaaagaaaaacacttcatCAACGTGCAAATAAGACGTTAAAAACAGCTTCTGTGGCCCTAAGTCACTCCAGTAGACCTGTGACAGCTCCTGAAACTTTCTTAGGCAAGAAAAGGTAAATATTTAGACTTCAGCATTAGGTGTCACTGCATTTTGTAATGACCTTACATAGGATTTCACCAAATATGATTTCATTTTACATTGcagccaaatgaaaatatttcataacaCTCTATAGCCTTATATGGAAGAGCTGCTTGAATCATTCTTTACTGACTACACACCCACCTTCGCTTATCATTGAAAAAGTTTGGTTTTTCAGCCTGCACAATGACCACATCAAAGAGATCCCTCCAGTCCCTGCCAACGATGAACTTCATGCCTTTGTCCCTAAAAAGGACAGAGGGATATGAACAACAAAGCATAGCAGAGTGCAGTTATCTGTGCAATGTAATGAGTTACACTAGAGAACTCCATCTTCCCCATCCTTAAAGAATGCATAGTTAAGCAGCAAACACTGTTTAACAAACTGCTCACTTACACAAAGCTGCTGGGACTGTTTGTGATGAGAAACATCTTCTTGCCATGATCAGCCAGCTTTGCTAACACTGCACGAGTTTGTTCAGCATAGCAGATGTATTTCTCTGTGAGGATTGGGGAAAACACAGCATCAATTGAAAAATTCTTGTGAAAAACTTTGTCTGCATTCAACCAAGGGTTCAGAACACAGGGTTATACTTTAAGGCACCTTTAACAAGTGGGAATAACTCtttcaagatttaaaaatttaCAATTTGTAATCTTTAAATAAAGAAGCCAGAAAAATCATATACTATCAGTAAGAAAAGCTTTGATAGATTATACCATTAGTACTTACCAATATCTGCTTCAATTGCTCTGTACATTATTCCTTTGATATGAACATCTCTGATTGAATCCTGTAAGGAAAGCAATGAGCAGcaaagaatcttttcaagtgtAACATCCATGCTCACTGCATAGCAATAgttacttgtttttaaaacaactcCTTTCTTAACACTTCCAATTTTACAGAAATGCCATGTAATGTAATGTtaaatagatagatagatagataggtAGATGTGTGTGATGTCACCACTAAACAAAGAGTAAGCCTGTCCTCCAAGAAATTAACTTCATTTTGGGAAGTACAAAACTGTACAGCAAAGGGGCTGTTTTACATAACTGTGAGAGGTTGCTCAGAAGGGTGAAGTGGGGTGAAAGccctctgcagaagcagagtcATCACAGATTTCCAGTGACCTTTGGAGCAGAACACATTCCTTCCcccttgcaaaaaaaaaaaaaaaaaaaacaaaaaaaaaaaaaacaaaaaagttgtACATCTGACAGATTTTAGATTACAATCACTAACAAATGCCCTGATTATTTACATAAGAAATTTACACACAGATGAAAGAAGCTGAATGCTTGAACAAAGTATTTATAAGGCGCTCTGGACGCATTTAATAGCTCTCCTCAGCCAGCTCTGCACCAGCCAGCTTTGTTTAGAACAGTGGTAGTGCCATTTTGGTACTTACATGGGCTATGTCCTCAAAAAATACCACTACAGGGTTTCCAAAATGCTTCTAATACTGAATAGTGCAGAAATTTCTATACACACTTCAGCAGAAACGACAAGAACTGGCCTTCTCTATGTTACATAACCATAACATAAAATTAACTCCTCTGCAGGACACATCCTGAGGAATCAAGAGGGTAAAATTATTCTAGACTAGTGCTAGAGTTTttctggaggaggaagagaggtaAACAGGCAAAATAGATAGTCTAAAAGCCCAAGatagcaaatgattgtacgctAGCCAAGATGCAGTAAAACTGAAAGCTCCAAATGGGAATTCCCTATAGCCTCTTACATTCCCTATAGCTTGTTAAATTCCTGATAGTGCGAAAAAATATGTTCAACAACAAAAGAACTTTTATTGCCTTAGAAGATCTTCTTAACTTTCCCCCTATTCACTCCTCAAACCTACCAAAAGAGCAACAGCCCTAGAACGTCAGCTTTCAAACATATTTCAATTGATTCTTTTCCAAGCTCTACCTTATTTTACTCATGTTTTTATGGCTGTATATCCATAATTACTCCATACAAAACCTAAGGTGAGGTATTTCACTGAGGCTGACACAATGGGTAGAAGCTTCCTGAAGTGTTCACAGAGAAGACACACAAATATACAAGTTAATCCAGATCTTCAAGACTTGACACCTACCTTGACATCTTTGTACAGATGAACAGGTTCATAGTCTatgttgtttttcagaaagTATTCATTCACACAGGAAAGGAGTGTCATTTCTGGCAAGGAAAATATATCCATGAATTGCTTCATTGTATTTCCTTGTGAGCTCTACAGTgatgggaagaaaaggaaagaaaaacaaatcaggcATTTCTCAGATTAGAACAGTTTCATTTGTTCAGTATAAACACTTCAGCTTAGTTGCAGATACTCAGCTTTTGCCATCCCTGTTCACATTGCTACAGATTCTTTTTCAACTAAGACCTTCAATAAAGTACCCCCAAAAAAAGTGTTGTGATCGATTCTTCAAATAAATCCAACTCATTACTCTtaagagcagtattttaattcaTAAAAACAAGACAGTGCTCAGCTAAAAGTCAAGAGAAGGCCTTCACTAGAAGTCTGTACCTCCAAAAACAAGAGGCACtgatggatgagggatggaaGTTCTCTTAttagtttgtggttttttaagtAAAGTGGAATAGTAATGAGGATTGCAAAACAATTTACCTCCTTGAAATGAGACCATAAAAAGTTGTAAGGATCTACAATAACCAGTGCAAtaacagaggaagaaatttcTATTCTGCAAAAGCTGTAACAATAGTTATGTTTCACAGAAGTAGAGAATCTCATTATATAACAGCAAATACAGCCCAAATACCTCTCAATAAGTAGGGAAGTAAAACAAGCAGCTTGGGATCAGAGTAACATAGAGCAGAGGTTGCAAGGCCCTGCTGGAGGT from Corvus hawaiiensis isolate bCorHaw1 chromosome 4, bCorHaw1.pri.cur, whole genome shotgun sequence harbors:
- the NT5DC3 gene encoding 5'-nucleotidase domain-containing protein 3, with product MKSYLWSRYKEAKRVTKELVPSIMSNMLNPDAIFSNNEMSLSDIEIYGFDYDYTLVFYSKHLHTLIFNAARDLLINEHRYPAEIRKYDYDPNFAIRGLHYDVHRALLMKIDAFHYIQLGTVYRGLSVVPDEEVIAMYDGSHVPLEQMSDFYGKSSQGNTMKQFMDIFSLPEMTLLSCVNEYFLKNNIDYEPVHLYKDVKDSIRDVHIKGIMYRAIEADIEKYICYAEQTRAVLAKLADHGKKMFLITNSPSSFVDKGMKFIVGRDWRDLFDVVIVQAEKPNFFNDKRRPFRKVNERGVLLWDKIHKLQKGQIYKQGNLYEFLKLTGWRGSKVLYFGDHIYSDLADLTLKHGWRTGAIIPELRSEIKIMNTEKYIQTMTWLQTLTGLLEHMQVHRDPDSQMILEEWKKERKEMREMNRNFFNAQFGSIFRTDENPTYFLRRLSRFADIYMASLSCLLNYEPDYTFYPRRTPLQHELPGWSDQLCTGTFRIPFLQETVQIK